The following DNA comes from Triticum aestivum cultivar Chinese Spring chromosome 3D, IWGSC CS RefSeq v2.1, whole genome shotgun sequence.
ccgccccggccccgcGCGCGCCGGCCTGGTGCCCCAGCTTCTCCTGGGAGGACTTCGCGccgcccgccccgacgccgcctcctccctcgcagCAGCAACAGCGGGAGCCCGCCGACGAGCGCGTCGCCGAGAACGGCACGCCGCCGCGGCGGCCGGTCCTCCGCGGCCTCGAcctcaacgccgagccggagccggAGGTGCAAGCCTAGAGTAGAGCCGCACGGACGACGAGGACCCCTGGCCCGGGCGCGCCCGCCCCCGCAGCTCCGCGTGCACGCGCGCGCGCTGGCCGGCGGCGACACTCTCTCCGCTGTACCACCGCCCACCGCCCGGCCGGTGCTTAGCGAGCTGATCGCCGTCATCATTTGTTAGTTACCTTACCAGTGGTAATTCGGTATGTTTAAACCAgcactactactgctgctgctgtagTACGACTACTTACTTTAATTTCTTCAGAAACGTGCGTGCACATGGAAGGGTTACTGCTGTACCGTTGCTTCATTATTCGTGCCTGCTTATAATGGGAGATGCTTAGggaaggtgcttagagaaataaaccagacttTTTTTAGCACCGGTGCCTATTTGTACAGAAGAGACGATTAACTAAgcatctctcctgtagaaataggcaccggtgctacagaaaaactcggtttatttttctaagcacctctctaagcatctcccattgtacaaggcctaactgGAATGATTTTCTAGCTTAATCACAGCCCTATTATTGCTAACGCTGAGATCGGTAGTTTCAGTTTTTTTGGGTGCATGTCTGAGTTCTGAATTTCCCTTCTCTTTCGAGACGAGTTAGTAGGCGTTTTTTTAATGTAAATACAATAGTTAACAAATTATACTACTCCCTCGGATCCATATTACAAGGTGCGACAATAATATGGATCCGGGGTACTTATGTGCAGGTTAATttcgacaattaatatggatcggggAGTAGTAGTTTTTATCAGAAGGCTCAATGTTTTGTGCAAGTTAATTTGTGGTCCAATCTTTCTGACTAGTCGACAGCGACCTAAACTATTCCTGTTCTAcctttttaaaataaaataaaagaacaCGAAAATACATTGACGAAGACAAGTTTGGTGGTCATCTTTATTTATTGATATGTCCCTCCATTTCTATATTATTTGTGCTTGCTTCATTTGGACGGCTTTAACCACAGCCCTGCTACTgatggacgagacttgcctgctcccttcccatgctTTCATCCGTGCTtccgcatacgtggcttgatttgattggaagaaaataaggccctgccccaccccctgaaaatcagggaggagatgattagattagaaaataaaaaggaaaaagaacagccgtaggatgaagtgggagcacggatgggagcatggagagggagcaggcaagccggatccgctACTGATAGGTCTGAGATTGGTGTCTTCGTCCTCGAGGAATTATTTACGCGTTCTCCTTCTCTTTGCACAATACTgtaataagagcaactccaacaggccaacccaaacggacggcgatttcgtctgctttttgtccgtttgggtcagccAGATGGACACGGATGCCCGCTTCCGCATTTGGGTCGGCGCGTGTGCCCAACGCTGGCCTGAGACCCATTTTGACGGCGCAAAAACAAATGcatattaaaaaaagaaaaacatcattaattaaacattaaagccggccacgaaggccggcgagagtccacgcaTTCACATTTGCATTTAAAAAGAAAACCAGCCTAAACTATAAggcggcgcgctgccctaggcgtcgtcgttgtcgtcctcggggtccgtggtcgatgagcgtcggcgccggcccggcccaggcgaacgccgtgttccagagcgCCGCCATGTCGGGCTGTGCCGGCGCAGGCAGTGCCGGGGGCGGGGGGTGTGCGGCCGCCTGTGCAgccgcggcctggcgcgcctcctcctcggcctcgcgctcctcctcctcgaggtcgcgctcgagcatctcctcgtactcgcCGCGACGGCGCTCCTCTGCCAGCCGGCGCTGGCGCCACATCTCGAGGTACGCCTGCTCCTGCGCCGGCGTCGCCCCCAGCCAAACCGGTGGCGCGGACACCCACTCGCGCACCACTCCCCTCCAGGAGAAGCGCGCGATGGGCTCGAGCTCCAGCTCTGGCTTGATGGGGgcggcggggccaccggcggcaccacgctgtctgcgccgcaaatgcgtcggcgcggacgcgacgcGGACGTGATTtaggtttgggtcggcgcgttaggccgccacttttgtccgcaccgacccaaacggacgcaggcggacgaaatgggtcggcccTTTGAAGTTGCTTTAATTTTTTTCTTCTCAATTTGTGGTGTGAAAAGCGCGGTAAACCGGCGTGGAAAAGACTACTACCGTGTTCAATATTTTCTGTAGGACGAGAAAGTTGAGTGCAGTCATGTTTTACCTTTATATCTATTGATGAATCGATCCCTAGATACTAGGAGTAGAATTTCGCATGTCTAATCTCACAAGGAAGATGAAACCTCATAGTCAAAATATTGTAGCACGACCTttctcaaaaagaagaagaagaagattgtaGCACGATCTTTTAAGTTTGGTCTGCTGACCGTGGAGCCACATTCTGAGTACGTCACA
Coding sequences within:
- the LOC101669865 gene encoding LOW QUALITY PROTEIN: protein NEGATIVE REGULATOR OF RESISTANCE (The sequence of the model RefSeq protein was modified relative to this genomic sequence to represent the inferred CDS: substituted 1 base at 1 genomic stop codon): MDAPSATAKRKRSSSAAAAAPAPVGVDDVSDAEVEEFYAILRRMRDASRRLVSGGVAAATARAAPAPRAPAWCPSFSWEDFAPPAPTPPPPSQQQQREPADERVAENGTPPRRPVLRGLDLNAEPEPEVQAXSRAARTTRTPGPGAPAPAAPRARARAGRRRHSLRCTTAHRPAGA